In Fusarium fujikuroi IMI 58289 draft genome, chromosome FFUJ_chr02, the genomic stretch TGAGCATCTCCCCGGTTACATGGGTATGGCAATGCGATGCACAGATTACACGGAGACTGACTCTCCATAGGCCTGGGCCATGTTCGTTACCCTACCATGGGAACTGCTTCTGCGTATGTGTTACTGGAGCACACAATCTCGTACACCACTGACCAAAATTGCAACTACAGCTCCGAAGCTCAACCTTTCTACGTCAACGCTCCTTTCGGTATCTCCATGAGCGTCAACGGTAACCTCGTCAACACCGAATACCTCCGCAAGTTCCTCGACGAGGAAGCCCACCGACACGTCAACTCCGATTCCGACTCGGAGCTCCTGTGCGTAATCGAAACTCGCGCTGATTCGAACCACGATGACTGATTTGTGCCAATAGCCTCAACATCTTCGCTCACGGCCTCCAGCAGCTCGGCAAGACTCGCGCCAACTCGGAGGATATCTTCACTGCTCTCGGTGATGTCTACGCCAAGTGCCAGGGCGCTTTCGCATGCACTGCCATGATCGCTGGTTTTGGCATTCTTGCCTTCCGGTGAGTTGTCGCCATTTTAAACGACTTGTTATCAAAGACTGACAATTCTCAGTGACGCCAACGGTATCCGACCTCTTTGCATTGGTTCTCGACCTTCCGCCACACTCCCCGGTACTGAAGATTACCTCGTTGCCTCCGAATCCGTTGTGCTGAAGCAGCTCGGCTTCTCAAACATTGTCGACATCCTCCCTGGTCAGGCCTGTTTCTTGCAGAAGGGATGTGCTCCCAAGTTCCGTCAGATTATCAACGACCGCCCTTACACACCCGATTGTTTCGAATTCGTATACGTTGCTCGCCCTGACTCAACCATGGACGGAATCTCGGTGTACCGTAGCCGACAAAACATGGGAGAGAAGCTGGCCAAGAAGGTTCGTGCGGTTCTCGGAGAGAAGGGCGTTCAAGAGATTGATGCAGGTATGAGATATCCATATGTTTCCTGCCTTTGAACTATACTAACTATTTCCCAGTCATCCCTGTTCCAGAGGTATGCGCAGTTTAGGAGTCATGACGTTCGTGAAAACGTGAAAGCTGACTCACTATCAACAGACAAGTAACATTGCCGCTGCTACTCTTGCtgagaagcttggcaagCCATACGTCACAGCTCTAATTAAGAACCGATATGTTCAACGAACCTTCATTCTTCCCAACCAAGCTCTTCGAATGAAGAGTGTTCGCCGCAAGCTTTCACCTATCGACTCAGAATTCCGCGGAAAGAACCTCATCCTAGTGGACGACAGTGTCGTGCGTGGCAGTAAGTAAACTTTCTTACATCCAATGATCAATACTAATTTGGAAATTAGCTACATCTGGACAGATCGTGAGCAAAATGACGATGAATTTGTCTGTGAGGTAGAACTAATGGGTGAATGTAGGTTCAAATGGCCAGAGAAGCTGGTGCTGTTAAGGTTATCTTTGTTTCAGCATCTCCAGAGTGCATATATCCCCATATCGTAAGTTTTACACCGGCATGGAATATTGAGCATATTACTAACAACACTGAAGTATGGTATCGATCTTGCGGATCCTGTTGGTATGAAGATGTTTTGTCCTGTTCTTAGGCTGTCTTGTTACTAACCTTTGTGAAGATTTGGTTGCTCATGGCCGAACAAACCAACAAATTGCCGACTACATAGGTGCCGACCAGGTCATcttccaagatcttgatggacCTGATGGTCTGAAGGCCGCGTGTATGGAGGCTGCAGAGGACACAAGTAAGGTCACGTCTTTTGAGACAGGAGTTTTCTGTGGCAAGTATGTCACAGAAGTGCCGGAAGGATACTTCGAACATCTCAGTGATCTCCGTAGCGGCAAGCGGAAGGCGAAAACCTTGACTaccatcaaggctggtggtgatgagggcGGAAACGTGGTTGTCAGCTCTGGGCCTACAAATGGgcctgaggctgatgagcgAGAAGATATTAGGTCAGTCTCTACCAAGGGCTTAGTGGGCAACCTCTGCTGACACGATTTACAGTCTTCACAACATGGCAAGTGAACAGATCACAACCTCATAGGTGCTGGGCATGAGGCACAAGAGTATTTGAACAATGGAATCATACTCGCGCTTGGAGCAAGGCATTGCGCTGGAGAAGACGAATGAGTCTCCATACGGGCTTGGAAATGGAATTCAGAGACGAAAAATAGAATGGCGTGTCAGACGATTATCTAAGATGCCACGAAAAATAATATAGCCGGCAGGGCTGCCAGCCAGCTGTGAGCAAGAGTACGGTCATAGAGTTACAGCCTTGGCTGACAGCCCTGCGCGGCATGAGGATACTAGAGATGCCGCAAGGCCTAGATGGGTACGAGATTACGAAAAGCCAAATTTATAAGCGTTGTTTGAAGTATTGCTCGACCAATTGGTGCTATATCGAAATGGGTGATTTGTTGATAGACATTTTACCACCCCCATATTTTGAACTCGACTCCTAGACATCGGCAATTGAAGGGACTATATTCACCTCGAGTGGATTGGAATAAATGTCTTCGGTATGTGTGAAACTAGAGAGATCAAAACAACGCATGATGTGTTCTCCGGTTTTCTAATCCAGGGTTCACAAGAGTCTGGAGTTGAATCACTCCACTGTACCCGTCATCACCAGTTTTTGCAACTCAGGTCCATAAGATGTAGACCTAGTGGAATAAGTACGGTGAGCAAGGTGAAGAAATCCAAGTATCGTGAAGGTCAGTTGGCATTTTTTGTGGAATTGTTGCAAAGGTGGGAGGAGCCTCATGAGGAGAAAGTCAAGGTTTCTCCATCAAAACAGACCCATGTTAGAGGATTTCCCTGCTGGAACCttgctggcgttgagaaCTGTTTTGCTTGGCTGAGGAGGGGAGGATGTGCTAGTTGTTTTAGTTAGTGGCCTTGTTAGTTATTGTGGTTGGAGAGGGTTGGAGAGGGTTTCAATCGGAGAAGCCAGATTTCATAAACTAAATTCTTTGACTAATGTAATGTTGTGAGAGAATAGAATTATTCAGGCTACCCTAGTCAGAAACCACGAAAGAGATGCATTCCGTTATTATAGGGCATTGGGGAGTTTATGCtaaggcaaggcaaagcGACGGGAGGTAGGATGCGGATCATAAGTAGATAGTGCCACGGGCGGTTCATATGCTCCGTAGCAGAGGCTACATCACGATCTCCAACGCATCATACAAAGTACAGACAGACACATCAGGATTAGTCTACCCctcacaaaaaaaaaaaaagggagggaaaagagaaaaaaagaagacaagaagaacaaggcttcGAAGAACAGCTGGTTTCCAAATTGGGCAACACTGTCACCTATGGCTGGACGTGATAGCGTTGAACCCACAACGACAAGCTTTCTGCGGACTCTTGTGGGAGCTTTGTAATGCAGGTCCCGGAGCTCGGCTGCACGGTATGTATTTTCGTTGCCTTTTTGGGGAGGAATAGCATCGGCCATAGTCGGGAGATCTGACAGCGAACGTGGGGCTtctgtttttttttctcttgcTTTCCAGAGGGAG encodes the following:
- a CDS encoding probable amidophosphoribosyltransferase, coding for MCGVSAILLGDQEATSAAIDLHETLYYLQHRGQDAAGIAVCQGGRVSQCKGLGMASKVFSDGRRLEHLPGYMGLGHVRYPTMGTASASEAQPFYVNAPFGISMSVNGNLVNTEYLRKFLDEEAHRHVNSDSDSELLLNIFAHGLQQLGKTRANSEDIFTALGDVYAKCQGAFACTAMIAGFGILAFRDANGIRPLCIGSRPSATLPGTEDYLVASESVVLKQLGFSNIVDILPGQACFLQKGCAPKFRQIINDRPYTPDCFEFVYVARPDSTMDGISVYRSRQNMGEKLAKKVRAVLGEKGVQEIDAVIPVPETSNIAAATLAEKLGKPYVTALIKNRYVQRTFILPNQALRMKSVRRKLSPIDSEFRGKNLILVDDSVVRGTTSGQIVQMAREAGAVKVIFVSASPECIYPHIYGIDLADPVDLVAHGRTNQQIADYIGADQVIFQDLDGPDGLKAACMEAAEDTSKVTSFETGVFCGKYVTEVPEGYFEHLSDLRSGKRKAKTLTTIKAGGDEGGNVVVSSGPTNGPEADEREDISLHNMASEQITTS